In a single window of the Nocardiopsis composta genome:
- a CDS encoding GNAT family N-acetyltransferase, protein MEETGMTVFLETERMVLRRFTENDDGLLFGLDADPEVMRYLTGGRPTPREEVRERILPAMLGWYERCTDRGFWAAQTREGGFLGWFHLREPTGADPGEPELGYRLRRSAWGRGYATEGSRALVSAAFSDPSVRRVFARTMAVNAGSRRVMEKAGMRLVRTFNEGGHPIPGSEHGDVEYAITRAEWEKAYQPALGR, encoded by the coding sequence ATGGAGGAGACGGGCATGACGGTGTTCCTGGAGACCGAGCGCATGGTGCTGCGCCGGTTCACCGAGAACGACGACGGGCTGCTCTTCGGCCTGGACGCCGACCCGGAGGTGATGCGCTACCTGACCGGGGGCCGGCCCACCCCGCGTGAGGAGGTCCGGGAGCGGATCCTGCCGGCGATGCTGGGCTGGTACGAGCGCTGCACCGACCGGGGCTTCTGGGCCGCCCAGACCCGGGAAGGCGGCTTCCTCGGCTGGTTCCACCTGCGCGAACCCACCGGCGCCGACCCCGGCGAGCCCGAGCTGGGCTACCGGCTGCGCCGCTCGGCCTGGGGCCGGGGCTACGCCACCGAGGGCTCCCGGGCCCTGGTGTCGGCCGCGTTCTCCGACCCGTCGGTGCGCCGCGTGTTCGCCCGGACCATGGCGGTCAACGCCGGATCCCGGCGGGTGATGGAGAAGGCCGGGATGCGCCTGGTGCGCACGTTCAACGAGGGCGGCCACCCCATCCCCGGCTCCGAGCACGGCGACGTGGAGTACGCCATCACCCGGGCCGAGTGGGAGAAGGCCTACCAGCCCGCCCTGGGCCGCTGA
- a CDS encoding helix-turn-helix transcriptional regulator produces the protein MRADRLLSFLLLLQNRGRMTAAELAAELECSERTVYRDAEALGAAGIPIYADRGTGGGYRLMDGYRTRLTGLTAGEADSLFFTGLPGPADALGLGSELALVRLKLLAALPGELRERAERVGARFHLDATAWWRTPAATPHLAALADAVWEERTVQIGYRRFDGSTVQRTVDPLGLVLKGDTWYVLARPSPATTRTSPAAPGRPAGPPAEDASGAEHAEHMTASAEKRKKTTETAPGRDSDRQVRTYRVDRIKELTDTGLSFTRPDDFDLPALWAAWAEEFESSRYRLHTRVRLTDRGLHLLPSLSSQRTAAGAATARRCADGRHEVDLVVESVPVAVHEFSAYGADLEVIDPPELRTALAEHLRAAAARYTTPPEEAGEADTPEKAV, from the coding sequence ATGCGCGCCGACCGACTCCTCTCCTTCCTGCTCCTGCTGCAGAACCGGGGCCGGATGACCGCGGCCGAGCTCGCCGCGGAGCTGGAGTGCTCCGAACGCACCGTCTACCGCGACGCCGAGGCGCTCGGCGCGGCCGGCATCCCGATCTACGCCGACCGGGGCACCGGCGGCGGCTACCGGCTGATGGACGGCTACCGGACCCGGCTCACCGGACTCACCGCCGGCGAAGCCGACTCGCTGTTCTTCACCGGCCTGCCCGGCCCCGCCGACGCCCTGGGCCTGGGCTCGGAACTGGCCCTGGTCCGGCTGAAACTGCTCGCCGCCCTCCCCGGTGAACTGCGGGAACGCGCCGAACGGGTGGGCGCCCGGTTCCACCTGGACGCCACCGCCTGGTGGCGCACCCCCGCTGCCACCCCGCACCTGGCGGCACTGGCAGACGCCGTCTGGGAGGAGCGCACCGTGCAGATCGGCTACCGCCGGTTCGACGGCAGCACCGTCCAGCGCACCGTCGACCCGCTGGGCCTCGTGCTCAAGGGCGACACCTGGTACGTCCTCGCCCGCCCGTCTCCCGCCACCACCCGCACGTCACCCGCCGCACCGGGCCGCCCGGCCGGCCCCCCGGCCGAGGACGCTTCCGGCGCGGAGCACGCGGAGCACATGACAGCGTCGGCCGAGAAAAGGAAGAAGACCACGGAGACCGCCCCAGGACGGGATTCGGACCGGCAGGTGCGCACGTACCGCGTCGACCGGATCAAGGAGCTCACCGACACCGGGCTCTCCTTCACCCGCCCCGACGACTTCGACCTGCCCGCGCTGTGGGCCGCCTGGGCGGAGGAGTTCGAGTCCTCCCGGTACAGGCTGCACACCCGCGTCCGCCTCACCGACCGCGGGCTGCACCTGCTGCCCTCACTGTCCTCCCAGCGCACCGCCGCGGGCGCCGCCACCGCGCGCCGCTGCGCCGACGGCCGGCACGAGGTCGACCTGGTGGTGGAGTCCGTCCCCGTCGCCGTACACGAGTTCTCCGCCTACGGAGCCGACCTGGAGGTCATCGACCCCCCGGAACTCCGCACCGCCCTGGCCGAGCACCTGCGCGCGGCCGCCGCCCGCTACACCACCCCGCCGGAGGAGGCCGGAGAGGCCGACACCCCGGAAAAAGCCGTTTGA
- a CDS encoding MerR family transcriptional regulator, protein MDAQHGPDGLYTIGELAQRTGLSVKTIRFYADEGIVPPTARTTAGYRLYDAEAAARLDLVRTLRELGLGLPAIRGVLDGGGDLGQVAAAHAEALDARIRILRLRRAVLRTIARKEPTAREISLMNRLAQLSAEERQAILDDYHEYVFGGLDMAEQPAAKIRSIRVELPDDPTPEQVDAWVELAELVQDPDFRDRARRMAEEGARAHAAGEVRQPGPEERRTAEIVIETGRAALAAGTAPDSAEGRAALDAAMARLAEADPAIENTPQGRARLADDYAVFTDARVERYYRLLGKVNGWPAFEPSVPAFEWFIAALRASAA, encoded by the coding sequence ATGGACGCACAGCACGGACCGGACGGCCTGTACACCATCGGTGAACTGGCACAACGCACAGGCCTGAGCGTGAAGACCATCCGGTTCTACGCCGACGAGGGCATCGTCCCGCCCACCGCCCGCACCACCGCGGGCTACCGGCTCTACGACGCCGAGGCGGCCGCGCGCCTGGACCTGGTCCGCACGCTCCGCGAACTCGGCCTCGGACTGCCGGCCATCCGCGGCGTACTGGACGGCGGAGGCGACCTGGGGCAGGTGGCCGCGGCGCACGCCGAGGCGCTCGACGCCCGGATCCGCATCCTCCGGCTCCGCCGGGCCGTGCTGCGCACCATCGCCCGAAAGGAACCGACCGCAAGGGAGATCTCCCTGATGAACCGCCTCGCCCAGCTGTCCGCCGAAGAGCGGCAGGCGATCCTCGACGACTACCACGAATACGTGTTCGGCGGCCTGGACATGGCCGAGCAGCCCGCCGCCAAGATCCGCTCCATCCGGGTGGAGCTGCCCGACGACCCCACTCCCGAGCAGGTCGACGCCTGGGTGGAACTGGCCGAACTGGTCCAGGACCCCGACTTCCGGGACCGCGCCCGCCGGATGGCCGAGGAGGGCGCCCGGGCACACGCCGCCGGCGAAGTCCGGCAGCCCGGCCCGGAGGAGCGGCGGACGGCCGAAATCGTCATCGAGACCGGCCGGGCCGCACTGGCGGCGGGCACCGCACCCGACTCCGCCGAAGGCCGCGCCGCCCTGGACGCCGCCATGGCCCGCCTCGCCGAGGCCGACCCCGCGATCGAGAACACCCCGCAGGGCCGCGCCAGGCTCGCGGACGACTACGCCGTCTTCACCGACGCCCGCGTGGAGCGCTACTACCGGCTCCTCGGCAAGGTGAACGGCTGGCCCGCCTTCGAGCCGAGCGTCCCCGCCTTCGAATGGTTCATCGCGGCCCTGCGCGCCTCGGCCGCCTGA
- a CDS encoding serine/threonine protein kinase, whose protein sequence is MGPLEHGDPERIGRYRLIGRLGAGGMGQVYFGRSAGGRAVAIKRIHPHMAADPSFRERFAREVTAARQVSGAFTAPVIDADPEGEVPWLVTSYVPSLPLDDAVQAHGPLPEYSLRVLATGLAEALSEIHRVGLIHRDLKPGNVLLAEDGPRVIDFGIARATDGTAATQSIIGTPGFMSPEQVQGEHMTPASDMFAYGAVLVYAAAGTGPFGEGAMHTMVMRIIQNEPDISAVPASLQRVVAACLAKDARNRPTPGQLLDFLGDAPGGASWLPPVFQQGIRDQVEKVNAALGGAPTATGATEGGADGRTSVLGAGAAGAAGAAAGAAAGYAAGRALGDDQATRAAGGPGGDATSVMGADGRTAQYPGQVAGAAGYQPTAQYPQDAGRTAAYDPSGGPGATAAMPPAADDAYGDLYRGSGRDTASATRAQQQEEQRRRAEEERRRQEAQREEERRRREAERAHRDRLRAEEEAARRARAEARRAASPGVWGFIKLVPLLVIPILQIPLGWGAAQAWQWFTSTDVWSGQPWYYEGLWGASLMDGFNFAGFVLAMQLGYFLLNNVLSVEYLIRSLRSGFVVGVMLAAVAIIATNGALSYYGFFSSF, encoded by the coding sequence GTGGGCCCACTGGAGCACGGCGACCCGGAGCGCATCGGGCGGTACCGCCTGATCGGCCGACTGGGCGCGGGAGGCATGGGCCAGGTCTACTTCGGCCGCTCCGCCGGGGGCCGGGCCGTCGCGATCAAGCGGATCCACCCGCACATGGCCGCCGACCCGTCGTTCCGCGAGCGGTTCGCCCGAGAGGTCACCGCGGCGCGCCAGGTCAGCGGCGCCTTCACCGCGCCGGTCATCGACGCCGACCCCGAGGGGGAGGTGCCCTGGCTGGTCACCTCCTACGTGCCCTCGCTCCCGCTGGACGACGCGGTCCAGGCGCACGGCCCGCTGCCCGAGTACTCGCTGCGGGTGCTGGCCACCGGCCTGGCCGAGGCGCTCAGCGAGATCCACCGGGTCGGGCTGATCCACCGCGACCTCAAGCCGGGCAACGTGCTGCTCGCCGAGGACGGGCCGCGCGTCATCGACTTCGGCATCGCCCGCGCCACCGACGGCACGGCCGCCACCCAGTCCATCATCGGCACCCCGGGCTTCATGTCGCCCGAGCAGGTCCAGGGCGAGCACATGACCCCGGCCAGCGACATGTTCGCCTACGGGGCGGTGCTGGTCTACGCGGCGGCCGGCACCGGGCCGTTCGGCGAGGGCGCCATGCACACCATGGTCATGCGCATCATCCAGAACGAGCCGGACATCAGCGCGGTCCCGGCGTCGCTGCAGCGCGTGGTCGCGGCCTGCCTGGCCAAGGACGCCCGCAACCGGCCCACCCCCGGCCAGCTCCTCGACTTCCTCGGCGACGCCCCGGGCGGGGCGTCCTGGCTGCCGCCCGTCTTCCAGCAGGGCATCCGCGACCAGGTGGAGAAGGTCAACGCCGCGCTGGGCGGCGCCCCGACCGCCACCGGGGCCACCGAGGGCGGGGCGGACGGCCGCACCTCGGTCCTGGGCGCGGGCGCGGCCGGTGCCGCGGGTGCGGCGGCCGGTGCGGCCGCGGGCTACGCCGCCGGCCGGGCGCTCGGCGACGACCAGGCCACCCGCGCCGCGGGCGGGCCGGGCGGCGACGCCACCTCGGTGATGGGCGCCGACGGCCGGACCGCGCAGTACCCGGGCCAGGTGGCGGGCGCCGCCGGCTACCAGCCCACCGCGCAGTACCCGCAGGACGCCGGGCGCACCGCCGCCTACGACCCGTCCGGCGGGCCCGGGGCGACCGCGGCGATGCCGCCGGCCGCCGACGACGCCTACGGCGACCTGTACCGCGGCTCCGGGCGGGACACGGCCTCGGCCACCCGCGCCCAGCAGCAGGAGGAGCAGCGCCGCCGGGCCGAGGAGGAGCGCCGCCGCCAGGAGGCGCAGCGCGAGGAGGAGCGCCGCCGCCGGGAGGCCGAGCGCGCCCACCGGGACCGGCTGCGCGCCGAGGAGGAGGCGGCCCGCCGGGCCCGCGCCGAGGCGCGCCGCGCCGCCAGCCCGGGGGTGTGGGGCTTCATCAAGCTGGTGCCGCTGCTGGTCATCCCGATCCTGCAGATCCCGCTGGGCTGGGGCGCGGCCCAGGCCTGGCAGTGGTTCACCTCCACCGACGTGTGGAGCGGGCAGCCCTGGTACTACGAGGGCCTGTGGGGCGCCAGCCTGATGGACGGCTTCAACTTCGCCGGGTTCGTGCTGGCGATGCAGCTCGGCTACTTCCTGCTGAACAACGTGCTGTCCGTGGAGTACCTGATCCGCTCGCTGCGCAGCGGTTTCGTGGTGGGCGTCATGCTCGCCGCGGTGGCGATCATCGCGACCAACGGCGCGCTGAGCTACTACGGCTTCTTCAGCTCCTTCTGA
- a CDS encoding NUDIX domain-containing protein — protein sequence MARLLPPEQWFATLPTAYLTASGLITDTGGRVLLVDPNYREHWTLPGGVVEHAEAPHTACEREVAEEVGLEVAAGTLLAVQWSTPRDPRPKAFCSFVFDCGSVPAGTEPAVQAEELDGAAFLEPETALERMHPALAPRLAGALEARRTGHTVYVAR from the coding sequence ATGGCACGGTTGCTCCCTCCCGAACAGTGGTTCGCCACGCTGCCCACCGCCTACCTCACGGCCTCCGGTCTGATCACCGACACCGGCGGCCGGGTGCTGCTGGTGGACCCCAACTACCGGGAGCACTGGACGCTGCCCGGCGGCGTGGTGGAGCACGCCGAGGCCCCGCACACCGCCTGCGAGCGGGAGGTGGCCGAGGAGGTCGGGCTGGAGGTGGCCGCCGGGACACTGCTCGCCGTGCAGTGGAGCACCCCGCGCGACCCGCGCCCCAAGGCGTTCTGCTCGTTCGTGTTCGACTGCGGGAGCGTGCCCGCCGGCACCGAGCCGGCGGTCCAGGCCGAGGAGCTGGACGGCGCCGCGTTCCTGGAACCGGAGACCGCCCTGGAGCGGATGCACCCGGCCCTGGCCCCGCGCCTGGCCGGCGCCCTGGAGGCGCGGCGCACCGGCCACACCGTCTACGTCGCGCGCTGA
- a CDS encoding Uma2 family endonuclease: MAVTTPERAVDLFEALDSLDPPAGYRAEILKEEITMSPTPAGKRQRNVFELIWQIKPALPQGYDVESCLEIRMHHIGRSTIPGLFVAPYEVLATDAHHVPPDDVLLVAEVVSPSNAENDRDLKLGIYPAALIPVYLLIDPLRATVTLYTAPEDGEYRKSETAAFGRPLAVPEPFGFDLDTARFLAR; this comes from the coding sequence ATGGCAGTGACCACACCCGAGCGCGCGGTCGACCTGTTCGAGGCACTCGATTCCCTCGACCCCCCGGCGGGATACCGGGCGGAGATCCTCAAGGAAGAGATCACCATGTCGCCCACCCCCGCGGGCAAGCGCCAGCGCAATGTGTTCGAGCTGATCTGGCAGATCAAGCCCGCACTTCCTCAGGGCTACGATGTCGAATCCTGCCTTGAGATCCGAATGCACCACATCGGGCGCAGCACCATCCCCGGCCTCTTCGTCGCCCCCTACGAGGTGCTGGCGACCGATGCGCACCACGTGCCGCCGGACGACGTCCTGCTGGTCGCCGAGGTGGTCTCGCCGTCCAACGCGGAGAACGACCGCGATCTCAAGCTCGGCATCTACCCGGCCGCACTGATCCCGGTCTACCTGCTCATCGACCCGCTCCGGGCGACCGTCACCCTGTACACCGCCCCGGAGGACGGCGAGTACCGCAAGTCGGAGACGGCGGCCTTCGGCAGGCCGCTGGCCGTCCCGGAGCCGTTCGGCTTCGACCTGGACACCGCGCGCTTCCTGGCCCGCTGA
- a CDS encoding pentapeptide repeat-containing protein has product MTDHLHDLAAGGEIRGADLAGRDLAAALPDRPGRPLALTECDLRGADLRGACLTGAVLARCAADGARFDRADLDGARFDRADLDGARFEGGTAAEASFTAAECADAVFDGTDLAGTRWAGAVLTDTAFTGCRLTGADFEGSRGIGAVFTRCNLMLASLKGMALRGREFAGDRLDEADLAGADLRATVWRQSRLRGAVLAGADLRGADLRGADLGEIRLEKAEALRGATLSAEQAGMLLSSLGITVAPAEPD; this is encoded by the coding sequence ATGACCGACCACCTGCACGACCTGGCCGCCGGCGGCGAGATCCGCGGCGCCGACCTCGCCGGGCGGGACCTCGCCGCCGCGCTGCCCGACCGGCCCGGGCGCCCCCTGGCGCTCACCGAGTGCGATCTGCGCGGCGCAGACCTGCGCGGCGCCTGCCTGACCGGGGCGGTGCTCGCCCGGTGCGCCGCGGACGGCGCCCGATTCGACCGCGCCGACCTGGACGGCGCCCGATTCGACCGCGCCGACCTGGACGGCGCCCGCTTCGAGGGCGGCACCGCGGCCGAGGCCTCCTTCACCGCCGCGGAGTGCGCCGACGCGGTGTTCGACGGCACCGACCTGGCCGGCACCCGCTGGGCGGGCGCGGTGCTCACCGACACCGCCTTCACCGGCTGCCGGCTCACCGGAGCCGACTTCGAGGGCTCCCGCGGCATCGGGGCGGTCTTCACCCGGTGCAACCTGATGCTCGCCTCGCTCAAGGGCATGGCGCTGCGCGGCAGGGAGTTCGCCGGCGACCGGCTGGACGAGGCGGACCTGGCCGGCGCCGACCTGCGCGCCACCGTGTGGCGGCAGAGCCGGCTGCGCGGCGCCGTGCTGGCCGGCGCGGACCTGAGGGGGGCCGACCTGCGCGGCGCCGACCTGGGGGAGATCCGCCTGGAGAAGGCGGAGGCGCTGCGCGGCGCCACGCTCTCCGCGGAGCAGGCCGGCATGCTGCTGTCCTCGCTGGGCATCACCGTCGCCCCGGCGGAACCGGACTGA
- a CDS encoding iron-siderophore ABC transporter substrate-binding protein encodes MDTRTARRTRRARRALSGPALSRRSALLGLGGVAALGAAGCSSGTAGDEGDGGPTRTIEHKYGTTEISGTPSRVVTVGLTEQDYALALGVAPVGVREWFGGHPGALWPWAAEALGDAETPEVLPVEELNFEQIGSLRPDLILGVNSGLTKKEYTTLSELAPTVAQHADYADYGTPWQDITRMVGTALDEEDKAEALIADIEARFEEIREDNPDFAESTALLASSISGEAWAYAEGPAPGFLAQLGFALPGDAEALFTDENREPKQVALEDLEVLEADALLVGLYGAAEDSVTRRDVFKQLDAAKEGRVLEMPEMSRLNGALSFGSVLSLHYALDELPPRLAALIDGDPGTEPDEVE; translated from the coding sequence GTGGACACCAGGACAGCACGGCGGACCCGGCGCGCTCGGCGCGCCCTCTCCGGCCCCGCCCTCTCGCGGCGCAGCGCCCTCCTCGGCCTCGGCGGGGTCGCCGCGCTCGGCGCCGCGGGCTGCAGCAGCGGCACCGCCGGAGACGAGGGCGACGGCGGCCCGACCCGCACCATCGAGCACAAGTACGGCACCACCGAGATCTCCGGCACCCCCTCCCGGGTGGTCACCGTCGGCCTCACCGAGCAGGACTACGCACTGGCGCTGGGCGTCGCCCCGGTCGGGGTGCGCGAATGGTTCGGCGGGCACCCCGGCGCGCTGTGGCCCTGGGCCGCCGAAGCGCTCGGCGACGCCGAGACCCCCGAGGTGCTCCCGGTGGAGGAGCTCAACTTCGAGCAGATCGGCAGCCTGCGCCCGGACCTCATCCTGGGCGTCAACTCCGGGCTGACGAAGAAGGAGTACACCACCCTGTCCGAGCTGGCGCCCACCGTCGCCCAGCACGCCGACTACGCCGACTACGGCACCCCCTGGCAGGACATCACCCGGATGGTCGGCACCGCCCTGGACGAGGAGGACAAGGCCGAGGCGCTCATCGCCGACATCGAGGCGCGCTTCGAGGAGATCCGCGAGGACAACCCCGACTTCGCCGAGTCCACCGCGCTGCTGGCCAGCTCCATCTCCGGGGAGGCCTGGGCCTACGCCGAGGGCCCTGCCCCCGGCTTCCTCGCCCAGCTCGGCTTCGCCCTGCCCGGGGACGCCGAGGCGCTGTTCACCGACGAGAACCGCGAGCCCAAGCAGGTCGCGCTGGAGGACCTGGAGGTGCTGGAGGCCGACGCTCTCCTGGTCGGGCTCTACGGTGCCGCCGAGGACAGCGTCACCCGGCGGGACGTCTTCAAGCAGCTGGACGCCGCCAAGGAGGGCCGGGTCCTGGAGATGCCGGAGATGAGCCGGCTCAACGGCGCGCTCTCCTTCGGGTCGGTGCTCAGCCTGCACTACGCCCTGGACGAGCTCCCGCCGCGCCTGGCCGCGCTCATCGACGGCGACCCCGGCACCGAACCGGACGAGGTGGAGTGA
- a CDS encoding PucR family transcriptional regulator, producing MRLGELLSLPRLRLRVLSGGDQADLPIRWAYTTDLLEPARYLTGGELVLTGMMWHTRPEDSETFVASLAEAGVAALGAGTALGEIPDDLVRACQRHGMPLLEVPTETSFGAVTEEVLRLLNRNRFTTIAERHDRHRRLIAEVAAGADFPEVFAHAADQAGVNAWVVSSTGRAVASAGPELGEETRLEIAHRALTAPSFPREVRPPGEAPPRVLTVLPVQTRESHPLARWLLVCAGDHRSWGEDAHETAAELSSIAVLARSREEERALNDARHAEGLPRLLAGQRMEEAAALLRAGGMADPEGALHVVVSAELAPEPRLPDLARRVLGELLAGRGDTVLTGDDDVLAVVAAGESGGAADSLRAELERGARALEPGLTDYRLALGVGCTARPLGDLRGAAAEARHARRLARLRGGRTQVVAGDEIDTHELLLASVPEEIRDSYRERLLGPLLAYDRDHRSDLVETLERFLEHSGSWQRCANAMHVHVNTLRYRIGRVEELTGRDLGRLDHRVDLFLALRLRDQAL from the coding sequence ATGCGGCTCGGCGAACTACTCTCCCTGCCACGGCTGAGGCTCCGCGTCCTCAGCGGCGGCGACCAGGCGGACCTGCCGATCCGCTGGGCCTACACCACCGACCTGCTGGAGCCCGCGCGCTACCTGACCGGCGGGGAGCTGGTGCTCACCGGCATGATGTGGCATACCCGCCCGGAGGACTCCGAGACCTTCGTGGCTTCGCTGGCCGAGGCGGGGGTGGCCGCGCTGGGCGCCGGCACCGCCCTGGGCGAGATCCCCGACGACCTGGTCCGGGCCTGCCAGCGGCACGGCATGCCGCTGCTGGAGGTGCCCACCGAGACCTCCTTCGGCGCGGTCACCGAGGAGGTGCTGCGGCTGCTCAACCGGAACCGCTTCACCACCATCGCCGAGCGGCACGACCGGCACCGCAGGCTCATCGCCGAGGTCGCCGCCGGGGCGGACTTCCCGGAGGTGTTCGCGCACGCCGCCGACCAGGCCGGGGTGAACGCCTGGGTGGTCTCCAGCACCGGGCGCGCGGTCGCCTCGGCCGGCCCGGAGCTCGGCGAGGAGACCCGGCTGGAGATCGCGCACCGGGCGCTGACCGCGCCGTCCTTCCCGCGCGAGGTGCGCCCCCCGGGCGAGGCCCCGCCGCGGGTGCTGACCGTGCTGCCGGTGCAGACCCGCGAATCCCACCCGCTGGCCCGGTGGCTGCTGGTGTGCGCGGGCGACCACCGCTCCTGGGGCGAGGACGCGCACGAGACCGCCGCGGAGCTCTCCTCCATCGCGGTGCTGGCCCGCAGCCGCGAGGAGGAGCGGGCGCTCAACGACGCCCGGCACGCCGAAGGGCTGCCCAGGCTGCTCGCCGGGCAGCGGATGGAGGAGGCCGCCGCGCTGCTGCGCGCCGGCGGCATGGCCGACCCGGAGGGCGCCCTGCACGTGGTGGTCAGCGCCGAGCTGGCCCCGGAGCCGCGCCTGCCCGACCTGGCCCGCCGGGTGCTCGGCGAGCTGCTGGCCGGCCGCGGCGACACGGTGCTCACCGGCGACGACGACGTGCTGGCCGTGGTCGCGGCCGGCGAGAGCGGCGGGGCCGCCGACTCGCTCCGCGCCGAGCTGGAGCGCGGCGCCCGCGCCCTGGAGCCCGGCCTGACCGACTACCGGCTGGCGCTGGGCGTGGGCTGCACCGCCCGCCCCCTGGGCGACCTGCGCGGCGCCGCCGCCGAGGCGCGGCACGCCCGCCGCCTGGCCCGGCTGCGCGGCGGCCGCACCCAGGTGGTGGCCGGGGACGAGATCGACACCCACGAGCTGCTGCTGGCCTCGGTGCCCGAGGAGATCCGCGACTCCTACCGGGAGCGGCTGCTGGGGCCGCTGCTGGCCTACGACCGCGACCACCGCTCCGACCTGGTGGAGACCCTGGAGCGCTTCCTGGAGCACTCCGGCTCCTGGCAGCGCTGCGCCAACGCGATGCACGTGCACGTCAACACGCTGCGCTACCGGATCGGCCGGGTGGAGGAGCTCACCGGCCGCGACCTGGGCCGACTGGACCACCGGGTGGACCTGTTCCTGGCGCTGCGCCTGCGCGATCAGGCGCTGTGA
- a CDS encoding FAD binding domain-containing protein, with amino-acid sequence MDFLRPSTLEEALAAKSERPDAVPIMGGTDVMVELNFDKRRPPALIDLTRIAELCEWRREGDAVRLGAGVPYTRIIDELHPHAPALAQASRSVASPQIRNRGTVGGNLGGASPAGESHPPLLATDAVIELASVRGVRRVPAREFYLGLRKTARQDDELITAVLLPRPAGPQQFSKIGTRNAMVIAVANFSLALDAEKRAVGTGLGSVAPTPIRAEEAEEFLAAEFDWDGGAPLAEPVVRRFGELVASVARPIDDQRGTAEYRKHTVGVMARRALDWSVTEYRNGLRGDARCA; translated from the coding sequence ATGGATTTCTTGCGCCCTTCGACCCTGGAGGAAGCGCTCGCCGCCAAGAGCGAGCGCCCGGACGCCGTCCCGATCATGGGCGGCACCGACGTCATGGTCGAGCTCAACTTCGACAAGCGCCGCCCGCCGGCGCTGATCGACCTGACCCGGATCGCCGAGCTGTGCGAGTGGCGCCGCGAGGGCGACGCGGTCCGCCTGGGCGCCGGCGTGCCCTACACCCGGATCATCGACGAACTGCACCCGCACGCCCCCGCCCTGGCGCAGGCCTCCCGGTCGGTGGCCTCCCCGCAGATCCGCAACCGGGGCACCGTCGGCGGCAACCTCGGCGGCGCCTCCCCCGCCGGGGAGAGCCACCCGCCGCTGCTGGCCACCGACGCGGTGATCGAGCTGGCGTCGGTGCGCGGCGTGCGCCGGGTCCCGGCCCGCGAGTTCTACCTCGGCCTGCGCAAGACCGCCCGGCAGGACGACGAGCTGATCACCGCGGTGCTGCTGCCCCGCCCCGCCGGCCCGCAGCAGTTCTCCAAGATCGGCACCCGCAACGCGATGGTGATCGCGGTCGCCAACTTCTCCCTGGCGCTGGACGCCGAGAAGCGCGCGGTCGGCACCGGCCTGGGCTCGGTGGCGCCCACCCCGATCCGCGCCGAGGAGGCCGAGGAGTTCCTCGCCGCCGAATTCGACTGGGACGGCGGCGCGCCGCTCGCCGAACCGGTGGTCCGCCGCTTCGGCGAGCTGGTCGCCTCGGTGGCCCGCCCCATCGACGACCAGCGCGGCACCGCCGAGTACCGCAAGCACACCGTCGGGGTGATGGCGCGGCGCGCCCTCGACTGGTCGGTGACCGAGTACCGCAACGGCCTGAGAGGAGACGCCCGATGCGCGTGA
- a CDS encoding (2Fe-2S)-binding protein gives MRVTFTVNGEETTADNVWEGESLLYVLRERLGLPGSKNACEQGECGSCTVYLDGVTACSCMVAAGQCEGREVRTVEGLAEEGGEGPEKRLSAVQEAFVEMGAVQCGFCTPGLLVQSDDLIARTVGEGRGVPAEAEIREALAGNLCRCTGYEKIIDAVRVAAEREAAKAGGAA, from the coding sequence ATGCGCGTGACCTTCACCGTCAACGGCGAGGAGACCACCGCCGACAACGTGTGGGAGGGCGAGAGCCTGCTGTACGTGCTGCGCGAGCGGCTCGGGCTCCCCGGCAGCAAGAACGCCTGCGAGCAGGGCGAGTGCGGCTCGTGCACCGTCTACCTGGACGGGGTCACGGCCTGCTCGTGCATGGTGGCCGCCGGCCAGTGCGAGGGCCGCGAGGTGCGCACCGTCGAGGGTCTGGCCGAAGAGGGCGGCGAGGGGCCGGAGAAGCGGCTCAGCGCGGTCCAGGAGGCCTTCGTCGAGATGGGCGCGGTGCAGTGCGGTTTCTGCACCCCGGGCCTGCTGGTGCAGAGCGACGACCTGATCGCGCGCACCGTCGGCGAGGGCAGGGGGGTGCCCGCCGAGGCCGAGATCCGCGAGGCGCTCGCCGGCAACCTGTGCCGGTGCACCGGTTACGAGAAGATCATCGACGCCGTGCGGGTCGCCGCCGAGCGCGAGGCCGCCAAGGCCGGTGGTGCGGCATGA